The following are encoded together in the Trichomycterus rosablanca isolate fTriRos1 chromosome 19, fTriRos1.hap1, whole genome shotgun sequence genome:
- the LOC134333905 gene encoding dual specificity tyrosine-phosphorylation-regulated kinase 4-like codes for NKNPVKPAHWPYEQQSTLPALHAKSRVTNRVEPNCKDSGVLPNIRKKNKLNNVGVHQDQKPVSQGYRTKKEKLPELINPPSLSNKQQQKKQLEVDSFPLSPTVVLECFGKNMTKFEQYEISHYSELWYLGHITKNGGPDTTLKNPGYGDRTGTYTKVMHDHIAYRYEVLEELGQGSYGEVYKCLDHKTSEMVAVKVLRPNRAILEELKILDFLKKKDKNNCYNIVHMKDYFTFRNQLCIIFELLGPNLYEFIKSHKHKRLSLAQVRHIAREMLTCLSMLENEKIIHGDLKPENIALSLTNQGGIKVIDFGMSCYEPLQKIACIGTHVYRAPEVIVRKHYTTAVDMWSLGCILFELYAGQPLFFGQDEVDQMSLIMEVLGYPPAEYIKRRKELFFDCYGRPIRIINHNGRPRIPGSKNLSRILNTDNELFLDFLNRCLTWNPTMRLSAKEALQHPWIQEG; via the exons AACAAAAATCCAGTTAAGCCTGCACACTGGCCCTATGAGCAGCAG AGCACTCTGCCGGCCCTGCATGCAAAATCACGGGTGACCAATCGTGTTGAACCCAACTGCAAAGACTCTGGAGTTCTGCCCAACATAAGAAAGAAGAACAAACTGAACAATGTTGGAGTCCACCAG GATCAGAAACCAGTGTCTCAGGGGTATAggacaaaaaaagagaaacttCCGGAGCTCATCAACCCCCCAAGCCTTTctaacaaacagcagcaaaagaagcAATTGGAGGTTGATTCGTTTCCCTTGTCCCCCACAG ttgtGCTGGAGTGCTTTGGCAAGAACATGACCAAGTTTGAGCAATATGAGATCAGTCATTACTCCGAGCTCTGGTACTTGGGTCATATAACTAAGAATGGAGGACCTGATACCACTTTAAAGAATCCAGGCTACGGTGACAGGACTGGCACCTATACCAAA GTTATGCATGATCACATTGCTTACCGCTACGAGGTGCTAGAAGAGCTTGGACAGGGATCTTATGGAGAAGTGTATAAGTGCCTGGATCACAAAACCAGCGAGATGGTGGCAGTAAAAGTCCTTCGCCCCAACAG GGCTATCCTGGAAGAGCTGAAGATCTTGGATTTCTTgaagaaaaaagacaaaaacaattGCTACAATATAGTCCACATGAAGGATTACTTCACCTTCCGTAACCAGCTCTGTATCATCTTTGAGCTCCTGGG GCCAAACCTTTATGAATTCATAAAGAGTCACAAGCATAAAAGGCTCAGTCTAGCTCAGGTACGCCACATTGCCCGAGAAATGCTGACGTGCCTGAGTATGCTGGAGAATGAAAAGATCATTCACGGAGATCTCAAACCA GAGAACATCGCGCTGTCATTAACAAACCAAGGTGGCATCAAAGTGATCGATTTTGGAATGAGCTGTTATGAACCTCTGCAAA AGATAGCATGCATCGGGACTCATGTGTACCGTGCTCCAGAGGTCATTGTACGCAAGCACTACACTACTGCAGTTGACATGTGGAGTCTAGGCTGCATATTGTTTGAGCTGTATGCTGGCCAGCCCCTCTTTTTCGGACAGGACGAGGTGGACCAAATGTCCCTTATTATGGAg gtGCTTGGATATCCTCCAGCTGAATACATTAAGAGAAGAAAGGAGCTGTTTTTTG ACTGTTATGGACGACCCATAAGAATCATTAATCACAACGGCAGGCCAAGAATCCCTGGCTCAAAAAATCTTTCCCGCATTTTGAATACGGACAATGAGCTTTTTCTGGACTTTTTGAACCGTTGCCTGAC ATGGAATCCCACGATGCGCCTCAGTGCAAAGGAGGCTTTGCAGCATCCATGGATTCAGGAGGGTTGA